TTTTTTTCTCCCACAAGACCCGTTTTCCCCAAACTGAGGAATCAGTTTCAGCTTTATCAAGCACCGCCAAACCAGTTGTCTCCTTGCAACGGCCCGCCAAGTTCCTGTTCAACGCTGAGAATAATCTGAATATTGCGTTTGTCGGTTTCATTCAACATCGCATCGGTGTAGGCCGGATCTTCGCGATACCATTCCATCCGGCTAAAGTATTCACGGATTGACTCACGCTTAAAGCCACGTCCCCGCCGGGCATAAATTGTGTTGCGCAGCAGTTGCAGATCCCGCAACGAATAATCCTTGAGCTGGTCTACCCTGAGCAGCTTGTCGAGGAGTTTCGGATTATCGAGCGGCGACGCAGCACCAGCTTCATCGGTTGGTGCTTCGCCGAGCGAACGGGCCAGCAGTGAAAGTTCGATGCGCTCTTCTTCGCTCAAAATGGCTTTGCCTGATTTTTCAAGGAGTCTGGCTTTCTGGGCAGCAAGATCAGCTTTTGCAATCCCGGCTTCATAGTCGGCGACAAACGAGGCGTTGCGCCGGTCAAGCTCAGTGAGCTTGCTGTCATCCATTCGCTCAAGCGGTTTATACCATGCCTGGGCAGTGAAATAATCGTGCAACCACTGTTTTCGGAATGGGTTCCCGGCACGGGCAAAAATTGTATTGCGGATCAACGCCAGCTCTCTGAGCGTTCGGCCTTCCAGATCACGGTCAGTGATTTCACGGTTGAAGTACAGCGATTTCCCATCACTTGCCTTCCCTTGCCCGCCTCCAGTTTTTGAATCTCGGGATGAACCCTCATCAGTTGATTCAAGTTTGCCTTTTGAGTCACCTTTTTTCGGCTTTTCCGTCAACCCGCTACATCCACTAAGCAAGATCAACACAATCAATCCACCAAACAGCCAAAGTCGCATAACAGCCTCTCTTTTTTGTTCTTGTTGAAAAAATGTTGTTGGCACGGCGATTTTTCTGAAAAGGGATGGACTTGCAGTTTCCCCCGTTCGTCGGCATATTGGCAAGAACTTTCTTGGTCAGAAACCGTGGGCTTCTCACCACAGTTCTTCTATGCTGACCCTACGGGCGTGAGAG
The DNA window shown above is from Acidobacteriota bacterium and carries:
- a CDS encoding YARHG domain-containing protein, which encodes MRLWLFGGLIVLILLSGCSGLTEKPKKGDSKGKLESTDEGSSRDSKTGGGQGKASDGKSLYFNREITDRDLEGRTLRELALIRNTIFARAGNPFRKQWLHDYFTAQAWYKPLERMDDSKLTELDRRNASFVADYEAGIAKADLAAQKARLLEKSGKAILSEEERIELSLLARSLGEAPTDEAGAASPLDNPKLLDKLLRVDQLKDYSLRDLQLLRNTIYARRGRGFKRESIREYFSRMEWYREDPAYTDAMLNETDKRNIQIILSVEQELGGPLQGDNWFGGA